GACCGACTACCCGGTCGACGAGAAGGTCATCGACGACAAGCTCAAGAAGGCCTCGACCGTCGTCGAGGTGATGCTCCGCCGCCGCGCCGAAGAAGTGCGCGCGGCCGGCATCGCGGTCTGAAGTTTCTCTGCACCCGGTGCGTGGTGCGGAGGTCCGGACGTTCCTACGGACGGGGGCCGAGACCCGTCGCGCGCCTGCCGCGTGGTGGGGGGGGGGGGGGGGGGGGGGGGGGGGGGGGGGGGGGGGGGGGGGGGGGGGGGGGGGGGGGGGGGGGGGGGGGGGGGGGGGGGGGGGGGGGGGGGGGGGGGGGGGGGGGGGGGGGGGGGGGGGGGGGGGGGGGGGGGGGGGGGGGGGGGGGGGGGGGGGGGGGGGGGGGGGGGGGGGGGGGGGGGGGGGGGGGGGCCTTCTTGCGCTGGCGGAGCGAGCGGTTGCGTGGGCCGCGCGATGGTCGCGCGGGCAGGCGCGACCTGGCGCCGAACATCCGGCTTTTTTTTTGGGTGCGGACGGTCGCGCGCGTGCGCGCGGGCTCTGGCGCGACTTGGGGCGCCGAACATGGCGGGCCGGTTTTTTTTTTTTTTTTTTTTTTTTTTTTTTTTTTTTTTTTTTCGGCCGTCGCCGAGGCCGGGCACGATGTAGCCCTTCTCGTTGAGGCGCTCGTCGATCGACGCGGTGAAGATCGGCACGTCGGGGTGGTGGGTGTGCAGGGTGCGGATGCCCTCGGGGCAGGTCAGCAGGCACACGAACTTGATCGAGCGTGGCTTCGCGGCCTTCAGGCGCTCGACCGCGGCCACCGCGCTGTTGCCCGTGGCGAGCATCGGATCGACGACGATGCAGTCGCGGTCCTGCATCTCGCTCGGGACCTTGAAGTAGTACTCGACCGCGCCGAGGGTCTTGGGATCCCGGTACAGGCCGATGTGGCCGACCCGCGCGCTCGGCAAGATCTCGAGCATGCCGTCGAGGATGCCGGTGCCCGCCCGCAGGATCGACACCAGCACGATCTTCTTGCCGTCGAGCTTGGGCGCCAGCATCGGCGCGATCGGGGTCTCGATCTCGACCATCGACAGCGGCAGATCGCGACAGACCTCGTAGCCGAGCAGCACGCTGATCTCGCGCAAGAGCGTGCGGAAGGTCTTGGTGCTGGTGTCCTTGACGCGCATGAGCGTCAGCTTGTGCTGCACCAGCGGATGTCCGATGACGGTGACCTGGCCTGCCATACCCGGGACGTTACCGCATCTCGCGCGCGCCGAGCCGCGTGGTCCCGGCGTATGGTCGACGGGTGAAGCACCTGCGCCGGCTCCCGCTCCTGGTCCTCGCGGCCGCCTGCGGCCCCGCCGCGCACGCGCCGCCGCCCCCGAGCGCGCCGCTGGCGCTCGAGCCGACCGAGCCGACCGAGCCGACCGAGCCCGCCGAGCCCGACGAGCCCGACGAGCCCGACGAGCCCGAGCCGCGGCCGCCGACCCAGCCGCCGGTGCCGACCGAGCCCGCCACCGCGGCGATCGCCGACGGCGCGATCGTGCTGTCGCAGCCGATCCTGTTCCTGGCCGGCGGCGCCGAGCTCGCCGACGCCAGCGCCTCGCCGCTGACCGCGCTGGCCGAGCTCCTCGCCGCCAAGCCCGACCTCACGCTGGTCCGGATCGAGGGCCACACCGACGCGATGGGCATGGGCGAGGCCAACCAGCGCCTGTCCGAGGCCCGGGCCCTGGCGACCGCCCGCGCGCTGGTGGCCCGCGGCGTCGCCTGCGCGCGGCTGCTCCCGGTCGGGTTCGGCGAGAACAAGCCGGTCGCCGACAACCGCACGGCCGAAGGCCGCGCCGCCAACCGCCGCATGGTGATCGCCCCAGCCGCCCTGCGCGGTCGCGCGATCGGCGGCATGCCCGTCGACGGCGGCGGCCAGGTCGCCGGCGATCCCTGCCAGTGATCACGCGCCGGCGCGGGCGGCGCCGGTGACGAACAGGTAGTGGTGCCCGGTCACGAACACCTCGCGTTCGTGCTGCTGCAGGTACTTGCGATAGAACGCGACGTCCTTGATCACCAGGCCCAGCTCGGGCTGACGGAAGTTGCGCATGCGCGCGCCGTGGCAGAGCTCGCCGTCGCGGTAGCGGCAGTTGGGCACGCCGACGATGACCGCGCCGGTCGGCGTCAGGCACGCCTGGACGACGTGGCGCAGGAGCGCGCGATCGTCGACGCCCGGGCTCTGGAGCGTGCCGATCGCCAGGACCAGATCGAAGCGCCCGAGGGCGTGGGCCGGCAGGTCGGCGAGGTCGAGCTCGAGCGCGGTCAGGTCGACGTCGAGGTCGGCGAGGCGCGCGCGCGCGATCGCCAGCGCGCTGGCGCTGTGATCGACGCCGACCACCGCCGGCGCGAGCTCCGGCCGCAGGCGCGCGATCAGCGCGATCGCGTCCCCGGTGTTGATGCCCAGCTCGAGGATCCGCGGCCGCGGCGGCAGGCGCGCCCGGGCCAGCGCCTCGGCGAGGTCGAGCACGAAGCCCGGCTCCTCGGCCTTGCGGATGCGCGCGAACGTCGAGGCCGCGCCGTACCGCTCGGCCACCGGCGCCGCTGGTGCGTCGGGCGCCGCGGGCGCCAGCGGCTCGAAGCCGATCGCCACCCGGCCGCCGCCGAGCGCCACCGGCGTCCGCAGCCGCAGGCCCAGGCGATCGGCCAGCTCGACCCAGACCCGCAGCGGACGGTGGCGCGCCCCGTCGACGTCCTCGCCGGCGTAGCGGCCACGGCCGCGATCGGGATCGAGCACCTGCAGCCAGATCTCGTCGGCGCCGGCCGCGCGCGCGCGCTCGACGTGCTCGATGATCTCGACCAGCGGCGCCGCCGCGAGGTCGGGAGCGTCGGCCGGGCCGCTCATCCGCCGACGCTACGCCGTGGTCGCGGGACCGTCAAAGGTCAGGGACCGTAGCAGTGCAGGGCGCCCTGGATCTCGGTGCCGCACGACGGAGCCGAGCAGGTGAGCACGCCCGCGTCGGCGCCGCCGCCGCACTGCCAGAAGTCGCACGCGGGGCTACACGTGGCCCCAGCGCAGGCGGGGTTCTTGTCCTGGCACTCGACCTGGAACGTGCCGCAGGTACCGTCGAACTTCTGGACACAGATCTGGTCGGGCCCGCACGCGGCACACGCCGGATGGCTGTCGTCGGCGCAGGCACCCAGGAGCACGATCGCGAGCGCGCTGATCAGTCGAGCCATCAGCAGATCCTAGCGGCGCCAGTGCCCGCGCCCATCGCCCGCGCGCACGGTCGCGATCCGGATCACCCCGCGGGCGATTTTGACCGACGCCGGGCCGTGAGCTGTGGCACGCTCGACCGGTGACCGCTCGCAACCTGCTCGCCGCGTTCGTCGCCGCCGCCATCGGGCTGGGCTCGGCCGGGTCGGCCTCGGCCCAGCTGTGGAAGCCGAAGAAGAAGACGACGACCACGACGGTCGCGCCCAAGAAGAAGCGCGCGGCGCCCGCCGCCCGCAAGCGCCCGGCCCGCAAGAAGCCGACCAGCGCGGTCGTCCGGTTCAAGGCGCCGCCGCCGCGGGCCGATGCCGACGATGATCGCGATCGCGACGAGGTCGCGGTCGACGACAGCCCGCGCATCACGATCGTCGACGGCGATCGCGACGACTGATCGCGCCTACCATGGCACCGTGACCAACGACCCGAGCGCGCCCGTCCCGGACTTCTTCGCCCAGCTGCTGCGCGATCACCACGACCTCGAGGCCTGCGTCGTCGAGCTCGGGCGCGCCGCCGACCAGCTGGACGCGGTCCCCGGGGAGGCGGCCGCGCTCGCGACGCTCGCGACCGCGCTCGCGTACTTCGACGGTCCGGCCGCGCGCCATCAGGCCGACGAGGAGCAGCTCTTGTTCCCCCAGCTCCGGTCGCTGCCGGCCTTCACCCAGATGATCCCGGCGTTCGAGTGCCAGCACCAGCTCAACGACGGCACGCTCGCCGAGCTGCGGGCCGCGCTCCAGCCGGGCGCGCCGGCGCGGATCGGCACGGTCGCCGACCTGGTCCGCCGATTCGTCGAGATGCAGCGGGCCCACATCCTCGCCGAGGAGCGCGCGCTGTTCCCGCTGGCCGCGCGCACGCTGGCGCCGGCGATCGTCGAGAACCTGACCCGCGCGCAGGCCGCGCGCCGCGGCTAGACACCGACCGGTTTGAATGCCGTCGCGAGACGCGGACGTGCGAGGCAGATCCGGGCGCACGCCCGAAGCGCAGCGAGGAGCGTAGGGACCGACGTGACGAGCGAGCATCGGACGTACGCCCGGAGGTGCCCGCAAGGTCGCGTCGCAGCAGGCACTTCAAAGGGGTCGGTGTGCTAGACCAGGGGACGGCGTCAACGTCCACAACCTTGGGGTCGCGGCTGTCTAGAGGTGCACCGTCTCGGTGAAGTAGGTCATCGTGCCATCGAAGCCGTAGCCGCCGAACCAGCCCAGCAACTTCTGCGCGCCGTGCGGCACCACGATCGCCCCGAGCGCAGCGCGCTGGATGGCCAGGGATGGTCTACGTCATGGTCGCGCTCGCGCTCGGCGGCGACCCGGGCCGGGGTCGGGGCCGGGGGACGGTGTCAACGTTGACAACGTTCGGGTCGCGGCGGACGCCCAGTCCCTCCCCGGCGCCCGACCGGTCAGTCGCGCAGCTCGAGATCCACGCGGCGGTCCTTCTGCCAGCCGGACTCGTCGGTGCCGGTGGCCTCGAGGTCGCCGCGCGTGGTCTCGGCGAGCTGCGGCGCGGTCACGCCCAGCTTGTGGAGGTAGTCGCTGACGCTCTGCGCGCGCCGCGCGCCAAGACCGAGGTTGTACTCCCCCGTGCCCCGCGGATCGGCGCGGCCGATCAGGTCGAGGCCGCGCCCCGTGAGCGGTCCGGTGGTCAGGCACACCGCGACCTGCTCGAGCACCTGGCGGTCCTCGGGCAAGAGCTCCGTCTGGTCGTACTCGAAGTTCGGTGGAACGGCGGCGCTGGCCTTCAGCCCGCACTGCGCGGCCAGGTCGCCCGACACGTTGAGGTTCGGGCTCACCTGGGTCGGCGGCGCGGTCGCGGTCGCAGGCTTGGGCGTCGCGGCGACCTGCCCGCTCGGCTCGGTCGGCTCGGCGACCTTGGTGTTGGACTTCTTCGAGCAGCCCGCGAGGGCCAGGACGCTGAGGACGGTAGCAATGTGAACACGCATGTCCCGTCCTACCAGAACCTCGCGGCGGGGCCACCCGTGACCGACGCGCTCGAGAATTCCGGATTGCGCGGTCCTCATGCTCGCGGGATGAACCGCGAGGCGGCCTCGGCGGTGACGCCGACGGTGGCGCGGTGACGCCGACGGTGGCGCGGTGACGCCGACGGTGGCGCGGTGACGCCGACGACGCCGACGGTGGCGCGGCTCGTCGGGGGCGGCGGGCACCTCGTCGGTGGCTGGGCCGCGACCGCGTCGACGTTGTGCCTCGCCTGCGCCTCGCGCAAACGCCCGCGATCACATGCGCGGTTCCGTGGGCCGGTTGACCGGTCGGTTCTGTCCAGGCGTTGCGAATGTCCAGATCCCGCCGCCGCCCACCGTTCGTCGACGACCGTCCCCTCCCCGCTACAGCCGCCGCCGCAGCTCGGCGGTGACGCCGACGGTGCCGCGCAGCTCGTCGGCGGTGGCGGGCTGGGCCGCGGTCGCGTCGACGACGATGTTGCGGGCGCCCTCGACCCGCGCGTAGAGGTAGACGAGGTCGGTCAGCGCCATCGTCAGGTCGGCGCCGGCGCCGTAGGTCCAGACCTTCTGCGAGTAGCGGTCGAGGCTGAGCAGGCGCGCGTGCGACGCGAACGCGTCGGCGCGCACCCACGCGGCCGGGCGGTCGAGATCGATCCGCGCGGTCAGGCGATCCTCGTCGAGGATCTGGTTGGCGACCGTCGGCTGCATGGCGTTGCGCGCGTGGACCTCGATCGTCGCCGGGCCAGCGCTGGCCACGACGCTGGCGTCGAGGTGGAGCGCCCGGCGCTGGACCGCGGTGGTCGCGGTCGACGTGAACTCGCCGATCTCGAACCCGACGTCGAGGCCGACCGCGACCTGATCGCCGAGGCGGACGCCGTCGATCGCCAGCGGCGAGATCGCCGCCACCAGCGGGTCGACGACGCCGTCGTCGAGCAGCCCCAGCGTCGTGAACTCGATCCGCATGAAGTCGTAGGTCTGGTCGCGACCGCCGTGGCCCTTGCCGCGCCGGGCCCAGTGCACCGGCGCGATCGAGGCCCACGACTGGAACGTGGTCGCGGTGGTGCGGGCCCAGTCGAACTGGAAGCTCATCGGCGCGACGTCGACCTGGTGGCCGGCCGACAGCCAGCGGTAGAAGCGCAGGTTGGCGTAGACCGTGTCGCCGCTGGCCCGCTCGCCGCTGGTGGCGATCGGCAGCGCCAGGAGCGAGCGCCGCACCTGCCGGCGGCCGCGGTAGCCGAGCTCGAAGGTGTCGAACGGCAGCGGCAGGCAGCCGCCGACGCCCCACGCCAGCGCCGCGTGGGCGGCGCGGTCCTCGTAGAAGCCCTGGGCGCTGCCCTGGGCCTCGAACAGCCGGCACAGCGGCGCGTCCCAGGTCAGCCCGACGCCGACCGCCGCCGACGCCGGCGTCGCGGTGTCGGCCAGGGCCTGCGCCTGCGCCTTCCACTCCCAGGTGCGGTGCTGGTACAGCGCCGCCAGGTTGCGCACCAGCGGCCCCAGCACCGGGTCGTGCTGCACCTGATCGGCGGCGCGGTAGTAGTCGTACTGGAAGCCGCGCGGGTCGCTCAGGTAGTACAGCAGATCGCGCACGTCGCGCGCGGTCTCGGCCAGGCGCGCCGCCTCGTGCGCCAGCCGCGCGGCCTCGCGGCCCGCCGCGCTCACCCCGCCGTCATCGTCGGCGACCGCGGACGCCCCGGTGCTCGCGACCAGCGCGACCGCCATGACCATCGCGCGTCCACGCATCGGCGCGAGCATCGCACGTAACCACGGCCGCGGTGGCGCGTAGGTCGTGCATGCGCTGGCTCGCCGCGATCGCCGTGACCGCCTGCGCGAGCGCCGACCGCCCGGCCGCGCCGACGCCGCCGACCAGCCCGGCATGCGGATGCGCCTGCCGATCGCGGCCCGCCGCCTCGATCGCGCGGCGCTGGCCGAGCGCGTGCGGGTCCAGACCGGGGGCTGACGCGGCGCGGCAAGTGACGTCGGCGACGGTGTGACAGACGATGTCCGGTTGCGATCGGACCGGCCGACGAACGATCGTGCGCGGACATGCGCGCCTTCGTCTTGCTGTTCACGGCCGCGGTCGCCGTCGCCACCCTCGCCTGCGGCCCGTCGGCCAGCGGCGACGATGACGACACCGGCTGCCAGAATCGGTGCACCTCGTTCGGCTGGGAGCACTGCCTGTCCGACGGCGTCTACGAGGTGCCGATCCGGTGCGAGGCCAACGAGGTCTGCCTCGAGGACGTCGGCTGCGCGGTGTGCACGCCCGATCAGGTCTACTGTGGCGCGATCGATCAGGTCTGGATGTGCAACGGCGACGGCACCAGCGGCACGCTGGTCACGCAGTGCCCGGCCGGTGAGGTCTGCGGCGCCGGCGTCTGCACGACCCCGTGCCAGCGCGCGCTGGGCGAGCCGTCCAACGTCGGCTGTGACTTCTGGGCCGCCGACCTCGACAACGAGGCCGCCGAGACGCTGTTCCTCGTCAACGACGCCGCGGCCCAGCAGTACTCGATCGTCGTCGCCAACAACAACGACTACGACGTGCAGATCACGGTCTTCAAGAACGCCGGCCGCGTCGGCGGGCTCGACGAGCAGGTCGTGCTGCAGACGGTCGCCCTGGCCCGCTCGGCCAAGCAGGTCGATCTGCCGGCGCGCGAGGTCGACGGCACGATGGGCCAGAACGGCACCTACGCCCGCTACAGCGGCTCGGGCACGTTCGTGTCGCCGCACGCGTACCACATGGTCACGACCGGCCCGGTGGTCGCGTACCAGTTCAACCCGATCGTCCAGCAGTTCTCGAACGACGCCTCGATCCTGATCCCGATCCAGGCGCTGGGCCGCCACTACTACGTGTGGGGCTGGCCGACCGCCAACCCGTGCGGGCCGGCGCCGGGCACGGTGCCCGGCATCGACGCCAGCATCCCGGACCACACCTCGATCACGATCATCGGCGTCGAGGACAACACCCAGGTCACGGTCAACGCCACCCACCCGATCAAGGCCTCGGCCGGCGACACCGGCTTCTCGATCGCCGCGACCCCGGCCGGGCAGCCGCTGACCTTCACGATCGACCGCTACGACGTCGTCAACCTCGAGTCGGATCAGCCGACGGTGCCGATCCAGGAGTGCTTCAACTTCCTCGACCGCGACGGCGACTTCATGGGCTCGCTGGTCACGTCCGACAAGAAGGTGGCGGTGTTCACCGGGCTCGAGCGCGGCATCGGCACCGGCGGGGCGATGCCCCCCGACCCGCCCAACTGGGACGGCGAGAGCTGCTGCACCGATCACCTCGAGGAGCAGCTGCTGCCGACCACCGCGCTCGGCCGCGAGTTCGCGGTCAGCCGGTCGCCGGTCCGCTCGACCAACCCCAGCTACCGCGAGCCCGACATGTACCGGGTGCTGGCGTCGGAGGACGGCGTCCAGATCACCACCAGCCTGCCGGGGCCGTTCGCGTCGTTCTCGCTCAACGCCGGCGAGTACAAGGCGTTCTACGCCGACCGCGGCTTCACGCTGTCGGCCACCGGCGCGGTGACGCTGGGCCAGGTGCTGGTGTCGCAGCACCGCGTGCCCGACGGCTTCACCGGCGATCCGTCGCTGGTGATCTTCCCGTCGGCCGAGCAGCACCGCAAGGACTACGTGTTCCTGGTGCCGTCGACGTTCCGCCAGAACTACTTCGTCCTGGCCAAGCCGGTCAGCGGCACGTTCACCGTCGACGGCCGCGCGCTCGGCGAGTTCGCCGGCTGCCAGGTCGAGCCGATCGGCGTGGTCCTGGGCATCAACTACGAGCAGGTCACCTGCCCCGTCACCGAGGGCCAGCACACCGTCGCCGGCAGCGATCCGTTCGGCGTGACCGTCTACGGCTACTACAACGTCGGCAGCTACGCGTTCGCCGGCGGCAGCGACCTGAAGATCATCAACCCGATCGGCAAGCCCAAGGCGCCGACGCGGGGGCTGCGGCGCCGGCTGCCGACCCGCTGATGCCGCGCCGGCCGCGCTGACCGCACCGACCG
The genomic region above belongs to Myxococcales bacterium and contains:
- a CDS encoding OmpA family protein, which produces MRVHIATVLSVLALAGCSKKSNTKVAEPTEPSGQVAATPKPATATAPPTQVSPNLNVSGDLAAQCGLKASAAVPPNFEYDQTELLPEDRQVLEQVAVCLTTGPLTGRGLDLIGRADPRGTGEYNLGLGARRAQSVSDYLHKLGVTAPQLAETTRGDLEATGTDESGWQKDRRVDLELRD
- a CDS encoding IgGFc-binding protein, with the translated sequence MRAFVLLFTAAVAVATLACGPSASGDDDDTGCQNRCTSFGWEHCLSDGVYEVPIRCEANEVCLEDVGCAVCTPDQVYCGAIDQVWMCNGDGTSGTLVTQCPAGEVCGAGVCTTPCQRALGEPSNVGCDFWAADLDNEAAETLFLVNDAAAQQYSIVVANNNDYDVQITVFKNAGRVGGLDEQVVLQTVALARSAKQVDLPAREVDGTMGQNGTYARYSGSGTFVSPHAYHMVTTGPVVAYQFNPIVQQFSNDASILIPIQALGRHYYVWGWPTANPCGPAPGTVPGIDASIPDHTSITIIGVEDNTQVTVNATHPIKASAGDTGFSIAATPAGQPLTFTIDRYDVVNLESDQPTVPIQECFNFLDRDGDFMGSLVTSDKKVAVFTGLERGIGTGGAMPPDPPNWDGESCCTDHLEEQLLPTTALGREFAVSRSPVRSTNPSYREPDMYRVLASEDGVQITTSLPGPFASFSLNAGEYKAFYADRGFTLSATGAVTLGQVLVSQHRVPDGFTGDPSLVIFPSAEQHRKDYVFLVPSTFRQNYFVLAKPVSGTFTVDGRALGEFAGCQVEPIGVVLGINYEQVTCPVTEGQHTVAGSDPFGVTVYGYYNVGSYAFAGGSDLKIINPIGKPKAPTRGLRRRLPTR
- a CDS encoding hemerythrin domain-containing protein, whose product is MTNDPSAPVPDFFAQLLRDHHDLEACVVELGRAADQLDAVPGEAAALATLATALAYFDGPAARHQADEEQLLFPQLRSLPAFTQMIPAFECQHQLNDGTLAELRAALQPGAPARIGTVADLVRRFVEMQRAHILAEERALFPLAARTLAPAIVENLTRAQAARRG
- a CDS encoding class I SAM-dependent methyltransferase, encoding MSGPADAPDLAAAPLVEIIEHVERARAAGADEIWLQVLDPDRGRGRYAGEDVDGARHRPLRVWVELADRLGLRLRTPVALGGGRVAIGFEPLAPAAPDAPAAPVAERYGAASTFARIRKAEEPGFVLDLAEALARARLPPRPRILELGINTGDAIALIARLRPELAPAVVGVDHSASALAIARARLADLDVDLTALELDLADLPAHALGRFDLVLAIGTLQSPGVDDRALLRHVVQACLTPTGAVIVGVPNCRYRDGELCHGARMRNFRQPELGLVIKDVAFYRKYLQQHEREVFVTGHHYLFVTGAARAGA
- a CDS encoding OmpA family protein, with protein sequence MKHLRRLPLLVLAAACGPAAHAPPPPSAPLALEPTEPTEPTEPAEPDEPDEPDEPEPRPPTQPPVPTEPATAAIADGAIVLSQPILFLAGGAELADASASPLTALAELLAAKPDLTLVRIEGHTDAMGMGEANQRLSEARALATARALVARGVACARLLPVGFGENKPVADNRTAEGRAANRRMVIAPAALRGRAIGGMPVDGGGQVAGDPCQ